The sequence ctagCAGCCCTGCCTTGCCAGCTTCTCACATAAGATCAAGGATTATTTCCTTTCTCACTGCTTCTAACACACACATGAGAACACAAACCCACTTCCTTCCCGCACTCAATGTACCAAATATATGCACCCACCAAAAAATGTGCACTCACCAAGAAAGGAAACTCCACTCAGGTGAGAATATTATAGTGGTTGAGACAAGTTTATTGAGAATTTGACAAACATCCACAATTTGGTTATGACAAGAGACATGAGCATGGTGGAAAATTCAAAAGTAATACGTATTTGGGTGTCAAGCTTCTGAATATGTCCCAACAAACATCATCCAGGGATGGCAGCTGGAGGCATCAAGTGGTTTTTCATGTTCTTCCTTTGGGACTCTGGTTCTAGGTCGGAAAAGCAGTGACTGGGAGGTTGGTGATGAAGACGGGTCAATGAGGAGGTAGAAGTGCGTCTCTCAGCCTTAGAACAGAAGAGGCTGTGCCTCAGGTATTTCAGTAAATCAGTAGAGAGCAAATGGCCAGTATCTTCTGTAGCCGAAAGCCCCACAGCCATTGCAGCCGTAGCCGAAGCCATAGCCCACTGGTGAGTAGCCACAGCCAACACTGTACCCCAGAGGGTAGCCGTAGCTGCCCCAGTAGCATCTTGGGAAGATAGTGCTGGAGAAGTTGTTGCAGCACATGGTTTCTGGAGTAGAGGGCTCTGAGAGCAGGGGAATGTGTGTCCTCAGTGTGATGGATTTCCTAGGCTCCATCCTCCCTTATATACTCTGGCTGTGGGGTGTGATGAAAACACAAGGCATCATTTTCATTCTTGAGACCAATTTGCCTCACAAATAGCTCACTAACTTGTTTTGCTTGCTTAAGATGTCTTTACGGTTGCTTAAGAAAGCTCTCATGTGATAGAACACAGGGACAGGATTCTTTCAAGCAAATGGTGTTCCTTCATTAAAATACGCATTCCAGAGATTTCAAAGCACTGAATCTTATAGGTCCTGGATACAGCCCTCTGTAAGCAGGTTTTATAAACCAAGATATTTTCTGAGGTTGTTTGCAGCCTGCAAGGAAAATGCCAAACATTGGAAAGactcctcttcttttcctctatCGTTAGCTACCCTGTTTACAAAACTGGataaaattttaatcttaattATAGCCCCCACATGAACTGTATTTTATATCCCATTTCTAAACGACTGCCTAAACTAATAAGCTCAAAATtgtaaaaaatagaagaaaaggaaaggaagaaagaaagaaaaagaaatgggagtttgTAGATTAATCCTAAACATAAATTGTCAAACAAATGGGATCTGTTAGTCTAATagactttttaaagtaaatgttgaaaataataacagggtgaaaacagaaaaatgaataggAAGTTTTACCTTAAAATGCACCCTATTTTTTATTAGATGTAATAAAACCAGATTATCTGCTAAACATGATGATCTTGTAAATGACAGTATAAAATCAAAGTTAGTTCACTTTAGAATGATCATGGCACCCCAGGATAAGGGAAGGAAAATCATTCCTTTCTCTAAGTGGAAACTTAGTTCTCAAATAGGAATTAAAGGAAGAATTAGATTGATCAAAACTCTCTTGCATCATGCAAGACCTGGTAAATTATTCTCAGAATCCTGCATTGAGATTCCCCAGAATGGCACTtaatagaaaatttacagaaaatacagtcaaaaaggagttcccgtcgtggcgcagtggttaacgaatccgactaggaaccacgagattgcaggttcaatccctggtcttgttcagtgggttaaggttctggtgttgccatgagctttggtgtaggtcacagatgtggcttggatcccgcgttactgtggctctggcgtagaccagtggctgcagctccgattagacccctagcctgggaatctccatatgccacgggaagtggccctagaaaaggcaaaaagacaaaaaaaaaagaaagaaagaaagaaaatacagcccCAAAAGTACACATAGTGCAGAAATAGACACAAATCTACAGGGAATCATTATTAGAAAGGTGTAGAACAGACGCATACTACTTACTAAGCCCCCAAATTTTACTTTAGATCTCAGAGGTAATTTTCCTTCCCGTTTCCAGAAGCTTAGACCTAAATTTCTGGAAGCATATAGAAGTCACAGGTTAACTCCAAGGACAAGGTGAGACACTTGAAAAAATATACAGCAATAGCAATGTTTTAAGCACTAATTGGTTGATTCTAGCAGaggcatttttgaaaatatacagCTCCATCCCACCATCCTTCGGGAACAAAGCTATTTGGCCACCTAGGGTGGTTCAGCATTTAAAATTCAAACACTTCCTGTGCCGTGTTACATAAGGCCAGGAAATTAAAATTGGCTTCACTCACTAAATATAAAGACATTCAACAGCAGATCCTTCTCTAAAAAATCATAGAATaagttgcattttatttctcctgCCATCACATTGCCCggctccaaaaggaaaaaatctaatagtatttggaaaaaaagcaaacagaaaatagCCTTGTCCAAAggatagaaaagaagaatgaattgaTGTCAAAGGTGAATTACAATGCTCTATTTAAATGAGTTCCTCTCCTGCCTGCCTATCCAATCCAACAGGATGCCAGCTTTGCCCTGCAGGGCATCACACCGAACCCTGTATCTGAACAACAACggtgaataaaaattaaaatatgttgtctttttaaaaacttaagccCTATTTACAGAGACCATCCTGAATTTTCTCTATACATTTTGCAGAAAATCTTCACACAAGAAAACTTTAGGAAAGCACGTGATTTATCAAGTCATTTAAAACAATATTCATTGCTAGCTTAATCTTACACTGGGCCTATGGAAGCTTTATTCTAATACAGATTTATCTTGCCTGAGGTTTATACAGTGTTGAGAACCCTCTTTATGAAAAATAAtccaacataaaaatataaaattcagtaaAGAATAGACATTTGTTAAAACACTAAATCACAGAAAATTAAACACTAATAAAACCCACAAATATtacaaaattctgaaaaaaacaaatttttactaAAGAACTTCCTGACTCActtctataatattttttttctagactaGCTTCTGGCTCTACCACTTCAAATTTTTTCCTCCACTACTCATTCTATGTTGGAAGCCGTTCTACTGAGGTGTGACCTCTGGTCCTGCACATGCATGTCTTC is a genomic window of Sus scrofa isolate TJ Tabasco breed Duroc chromosome 13, Sscrofa11.1, whole genome shotgun sequence containing:
- the LOC100626387 gene encoding keratin-associated protein 8-1 translates to MCCNNFSSTIFPRCYWGSYGYPLGYSVGCGYSPVGYGFGYGCNGCGAFGYRRYWPFALY